From a single Arachis hypogaea cultivar Tifrunner chromosome 3, arahy.Tifrunner.gnm2.J5K5, whole genome shotgun sequence genomic region:
- the LOC112769557 gene encoding probable beta-1,3-galactosyltransferase 8, translating to MRGKPASGKAIFVLCIACFLAGTLFTGQMWTRPSNTDNNSNNNNNNNLVPLPKPRDCDHKRKLIEGRAGDVMEEVSKTHQAIKSLDKAVSTLEMELTAARRSENSGEQLKRQEGGLQKAFVVIGINTAFSSKKRRESIRETWLPKGSELKELEKEKGIVVRFMIGHSTTAGGILDKAIDAEEAQHNDFLRLDHVEGYHELSTKTRLFFSTVVSLWDADFYVKVDDDIHLNLGMLVSTLAKYRSRPRVYIGCMKSGPVLYQKGVKYHEAEHWKFGEEGNKYFRHATGQIYAISKDLATYISINWPILHRYANEDVSLGSWLLGLEVEHIDERSMCCGTPPDCDWKARTGNVCVASFDWSCSGICKSVERMKDIHKACGEGDGAVWNVDL from the exons ATGAGGGGGAAACCAGCTTCAGGAAAGGCCATATTTGTTTTATGCATTGCATGCTTCCTTGCTGGAACACTCTTCACAGGTCAAATGTGGACTCGCCCCTCTAACACTgacaataatagtaataataataataataataatttggtgCCTCTACCCAAACCTCGTGACTGTGACCATAAACGA AAGTTGATTGAAGGCAGAGCTGGTGATGTAATGGAGGAAGTGTCAAAGACCCATCAAGCTATCAA GTCGCTGGACAAAGCAGTTTCAACGTTGGAAATGGAGCTGACAGCAGCTCGGAGAAGTGAAAATAGTGGGGAGCAGTTGAAGAGGCAAGAGGGTGGTTTACAGAAAGCATTTGTGGTGATTGGAATCAACACAGCGTTCAGCAGCAAAAAGAGAAGAGAGTCGATACGGGAAACATGGTTACCGAAAGGAAGCGAGCTTAAGGAACTGGAGAAAGAGAAGGGGATTGTTGTGAGGTTCATGATAGGCCACAGCACCACTGCAGGTGGCATTCTCGATAAAGCAATTGACGCAGAAGAGGCTCAACACAATGATTTCTTGAGGCTCGACCATGTTGAGGGCTACCATGAGCTTTCTACCAAGACTCGCCTCTTTTTCTCCACTGTTGTTTCTTTGTGGGATGCTGATTTCTATGTCAAGGTTGATGATGACATCCATTTAAATCTTG GCATGCTAGTGAGTACCCTTGCTAAGTACAGATCAAGACCTAGGGTTTATATTGGCTGCATGAAATCCGGTCCAGTTCTATATCAAAA AGGGGTAAAGTATCATGAGGCTGAGCACTggaagtttggagaagaagggAACAAGTATTTCAGGCATGCCACTGGCCAAATATATGCCATCTCCAAGGATCTTGCTACATATATCTCCATCAACTG GCCCATATTACACAGATATGCAAATGAGGACGTCTCTTTAGGGTCATGGTTATTGGGCCTAGAAGTTGAACATATCGATGAACGCTCTATGTGTTGTGGGACACCTCCTG ATTGTGATTGGAAGGCAAGGACAGGAAACGTGTGCGTGGCATCTTTTGATTGGTCTTGCAGTGGAATATGTAAATCGGTGGAGAGAATGAAAGATATACACAAAGCTTGTGGGGAAGGAGATGGAGCTGTTTGGAACGTTGACCTCTAA
- the LOC140183082 gene encoding uncharacterized protein produces MSERKKKTLPKVEDSETYDWVDSDVQIRASLFSDVDSVGRVVLSRIVKPGFRLELLPCSRSDRVYHRRKDFESFYMYSPVLEELHVKLPFSSFECDVMTQMNCAPSQIHPNGWAFIKCFEILMEFLEVETDLELFFSLFQVKGVWKGLWINLNSTPGFSVFKLYKSSFKDFKEMFLKVKSVDEEFPFYLDEHLGEKFPMYWCCQPNHILGPELISDRNECILSFLIEMVDKGGLVSVSELLPWEDDRSAVLDYLVGKYPGVSASSLRSRFKAKNFEGSSSNLEKVDGGAEVNQPPKKKGIVFKKRKTDLVELDGGGSKQEMLSLEDLSSFTLKQEKLHTFDNEGESSSVWCPKFSFNVVADEVVQSSTDVSLVEEVGDIGVDQFLQVLGFRLASIGRSQEKKHKKLSNDASAAVALKEELLLKDKSLSDLKEKFAEVESELKGEKEGREKTVKLLAKKEEDLISLGNQVIELTSKMKEMESAKEGDILDAFAEGFERAVTQAKFLVPEADFSAMDPGKIIREGELVDDEEAAEEGDDNLAD; encoded by the exons atgagtgagagaaagaaaaagacatTACCCAAGGTTGAAGACAGTGAGACTTATGACTGGGTAGATAGTGATGTTCAGATACGGGCTTCGCTTTTTTCAGACGTAGATAGTGTTGGTAGAGTGGTTTTGTCCAGGATAGTGAAACCAGGGTTTCGTCTGGAATTGTTGCCATGCAGTCGGTCTGATCGAGTCTATCATAGGAGGAAAGATTTTGAGAGTTTTTATATGTATAGCCCTGTGTTGGAGGAGTTGCATGTTAAGCTTCCGTTCTCCAGCTTTGAGTGTGATGTTATGACACAGATGAATTGTGCCCCCTCTCAAATCCATCCTAACGGTTGGGCATTTATCAaatgttttgaaattttgatggAGTTTCTTGAAGTTGAAACAGATTTAGAGTTATTCTTTTCACTATTTCAAGTCAAGGGTGTTTGGAAGGGGTTGTGGATAAATCTGAATAGCACCCCAGGTTTTTCTGTTTTCAAACTTTATAAATCATCTTTCAAAGATTTTAAAGAAATGTTTCTAAAGGTAAAATCTGTAGATGAGGAGTTCCCGTTTTATCTTGATGAGCACTTGGGAGAGAAATTTCCCATGTATTGGTGTTGCCAACCAAATCATATACTAGGCCCCGAGCTTATTAGTGATCGGAATGAATGCATATTGTCTTTtctgattgaaatggttgatAAGGGTGGTTTAGTGTCTGTGTCAGAGTTGCTCCCCTGGGAGGATGACAGATCGGCCGTTTTGGATTATCTAG tggGGAAGTATCCTGGAGTATCGGCCTCAAGCCTAAGGTCTCGGTTTAAGGCAAAAAATTTTGAAGGTTCCTCTTCAAACCTGGAAAAGGTTGATGGTGGGGCCGAGGTTAACCAACCTCCGAAGAAAAAGGGAATTGTgtttaagaaaaggaaaacagATTTGGTGGAGTTGGATGGTGGAGGAAGTAAGCAAGAGATGTTATCATTGGAAGATTTGTCGAGTTTTaccttgaaacaagaaaaattgcACACTTTTGATAATGAAGGGGAGAGTTCTTCTGTTTGGTGTCCGAAGTTTTCGTTTAATGTTGTTGCTGATGAGGTTGTTCAATCATCTACCGACgtttctttggtggaggaggtcggGGACATAGGAGTCGACCAATTTCTGCAG GTTCTGGGGTTTCGTCTTGCTAGTATTGGTCGCAGTCAAgagaagaaacacaaaaaattgtCAAATGATGCTTCTGCAGCTGTTGCTTTAAAAGAGGAGCTTCTGTTGAAAGACAAGTCCTTATCTGATCTGAAAGAAAAATTTGCTGAAGTTGAAAGTGAATTAAAGGGTGAGAAGGAAGGTCGGGAAAAGACAGTGAAGTTATTGGCGAAGAAGGAAGAGGATCTCATCAGTCTAGGCAACCAAGTTATTGAATTGACCTCTAAAATGAAAGAAATGGAGAGTGCCAAAGAGGGTGACATTCTGGATGCATTTGCAGAGGGGTTTGAGCGAGCTGTGACCCAGGCAAAATTTCTTGTACCTGAGGCAGACTTCTCTGCTATGGACCCTGGGAAAATAATTCGTGAAGGCGAGCTTGTTGATGACGAGGAAGCTGCCGAGGAAGGCGATGATAACTTAGCTGATTAG
- the LOC140183086 gene encoding uncharacterized protein: protein MVVKTKIGHPHIQDLEEIFAQIRKYNMRLNPEKCAFGVQGGKFLGFILTSREEDKQQRPVYFVSKSLQNVELRYPRLEKLALALPRGAVKPQWLADFVAELTSSHPEQVNQTWTLFVDGASNPQGSGAGILLESSDGIVLEHSLCFSFKASNNKAEYEALIAGLRRGYSRPLLKCLDRAEADLILSEAHEGICGIHTGARSLAQKVLRAGFYWPTLWEDSGKKVKTCDKCQKHAPIINLPAEELHHSVNLRIRQHFSSVEHPQSNRLAEAANKVLLQALRKKLDNAKGAWAELIPEVLWAYNTTTHSTTKETPFRLVYGSEAMIPIKVSQSSLRTQAINHDQARLAELDLVEEIRDIAAVRHRALQQQLARRYSKKVIPRGFHIGDLVLRKTEQARRPSTHGKLAATWDGPYRVCEVLGKGAYKLEHLDGDKISSTWNVHSLKRYYS, encoded by the exons ATGGTCGTCAAAACAAAGATCGGCCACCCTCACATACAAGACCTTGAGGAGATATTTGCACAAATCAGAAAATATAACATGAGGCTGAACCCCGAGAAGTGTGCTTTCGGCGTCCAAGGCGGCAAATTCCTTGGATTTATCCTGACAAGCCGAG AAGAAGATAAGCAACAGCGACCAGTCTATTTTGTGAGCAAGTCATTACAGAATGTGGAACTTCGTTATCCAAGACTCGAGAAGCTCGCCTTGGCCCTG CCACGAGGTGCTGTCAAACCACAATGGTTAGCCGATTTTGTTGCAGAATTGACAAGCTCACACCCAGAACAGGTAAACCAGACGTGGACCTTGTTTGTTGATGGTGCCTCAAACCCTCAAGGGTCTGGAGCCGGCATACTACTGGAAAGCTCAGACGGCATAGTTCTGGAGCACTCTCTCTGTTTCTCCTTCAAAGCCAGCAATAACAaagcagaatacgaggccctcATAGCCGGGCTCAG GCGAGGTTACTCTCGACCTCTCTTAAAATGTTTGGACAGGGCTGAAGCCGACCTTATTTTATCCGAAGCCCACGAAGGCATATGTGGAATACACACCGGAGCTAGAAGCTTAGCACAAAAGGTTTTACGAGCCGGATTTTATTGGCCCACATTGTGGGAAGACAGCGGCAAAAAAGTCAAGACCTGTGACAAGTGCCAGAAGCACGCACCGATCATTAACCTACCTGCCGAGGAACTTCATCATTCCGTG AATTTAAGAATCAGGCAACACTTCTCatctgtagaacacccacaatCAAACAGGTTGGCGGAGGCAGCGAACAAGGTCCTCTTACAAGCCTTAAGGAAAAAGCTCGATAACGCGAAAGGGGCGTGGGCCGAGCTTATTCCTGAGGTGCTATGGGCATATAACACTACAACACACTCAACAACTAAGGAAACTCCGTTTCGTCTAGTATACGGCTCGGAGGCGATGATCCCCATCAAAGTCTCACAAAGCTCGCTGAGAACGCAAGCTATAAATCATGACCAAGCTCGGTTGGCCGAGCTTGACCTAGTCGAAGAAATCCGAGATATAGCAGCTGTTCGGCACCGAGCATTACAACAGCAACTTGCCCGACGATATTCAAAGAAAGTAATTCCCAGAGGATTCCACATCGGCGACTTAGTACTAAGAAAAACAGAACAGGCTCGCCGACCTTCCACCCACGGAAAGCTCGCAGCAACTTGGGACGGTCCATACCGAGTATGTGAAGTTTTAGGAAAAGGCGCCTACAAGTTAGAACATTTAGATGGAGACAAAATCTCCAGCACATGGAATGTACACTCCTTAAAGCGATACTACAGTTAA
- the LOC114927446 gene encoding uncharacterized protein: protein MQKRQIPSSDQPATTSSSKEKDKAPAQPRGVINCISGGYAGGGETNSARKRTYRAMLAVEHSSSHSQPTPDVPEMTFGCSDFKSNHMNYDDPVVISIQLGDLIVRKVLLDPGSSADVLFFATFQKMKLSTHILQAYSGDLIGFSGERVPVLGSVWLQTTLGEQPLTKTQDIQYLVVDCFSPYNLILGRPFLNRFAAIVSTFHLCIKFPVHDNIVATVHGDLHEARQCYNTSLKPIKKSTQARVNSIQSGRPLLNELDPRADFEDRPTPNEDLEKVILKEDPTKFAFIGTSITKEEKQKLINCLRQNADLFAWTSGDMPGIDPAVITHKLQINPIARPISQKKRNLGTEKRLASVAEVKKLIDTEFIRELRFTTWLANIVMVKKHNGKWRMCVDFTDLNKACPKDAYPLPSIDTLIDNSCGYGTLSFMDAYSGYNQILMHPSDQEKTAFITEYGNYCYNVMPFGLKNAGATYPTTHEQGL from the coding sequence ATGCAGAAACGTCAAATTCCAAGCTCCGACCAACCTGCAACAACTTCATCATCCAAAGAAAAGGACAAAGCCCCGGCTCAGCCCAGAGGGGTGATTAACTGTATTTCAGGGGGATATGCCGGTGGAGGAGAAACAAACTCGGCAAGAAAACGCACATACAGGGCTATGTTGGCGGTTGAACACTCTTCTAGCCATTCTCAACCAACCCCAGACGTTCCTGAGATGACTTTTGGCTGTTCTGATTTTAAATCCAACCACATGAACTATGACGATCCCGTGGTGATCTCGATTCAGTTGGGAGACCTTATTGTTCGGAAAGTGCTGCTTGATCCTGGGAGTAGCGCCGACGTACTATTCTTCGCCACATTCCAGAAAATGAAGCTCAGCACTCATATCCTGCAAGCTTACTCGGGAGATCTAATCGGATTTTCAGGAGAACGAGTCCCTGTGCTGGGatctgtgtggttacaaaccacactcggtGAGCAACCCCTAACTAAGACACAGGATATACAATATCTCGTGGTCGATTGCTTTAGTCCTTATAATCTCATATTAGGAAGACCTTTTTTAAATAGATTTGCTGCTATTGTTTCCACTTTTCATCTTTGTATCAAGTTTCCTGTGCATGATAACATAGTTGCAACTGTACATGGTGACCTACATGAAGCACGGCAATGCTACAATACCAGCCTCAAGCCGATTAAAAAAAGCACTCAGGCACGTGTCAATTCCATACAATCTGGACGACCATTGCTAAACGAGCTCGACCCAAGGGCTGACTTTGAAGATCGCCCTACACCAAACGAAGATCTGGAAAAGGTCATCCTCAAGGAGGATCCAACCAAGTTTGCATTCATCGGAACATCTATTACCAAAGAGGAAAAGCAAAAGCTGATCAACTGCTTACGCCAGAACGCTGACCTATTTGCTTGGACTTCAGGAGATATGCCGGGGATAGACCCAGCAGTGATCACACATAAATTACAAATCAATCCAATAGCTCGGCCGATCTCCCAAAAGAAAAGGAACCTCGGGACCGAGAAACGATTAGCGTCCGTGGCCGAGGTCAAGAAGCTCATTGACACCGAGTTTATTAGAGAACTCCGCTTCACAACATGGTTGGCCAACATCGTCATGGTAAAAAAGCAtaacggtaaatggcgcatgtgcgtcgactttactgATTTAAATAAGGCCTGCCCCAAGGATGCTTATCCTTTGCCAAGTATTGACACCCTGATTGACAATTCCTGTGGCTATGGTACCTTgagtttcatggatgcatactctggttaCAACCAGATCCTTATGCATCCatccgaccaagaaaaaacagcatttaTAACTGAATATGGTAACTATTGTTATAATGTtatgccttttggattaaagaatgcaggtgcaacttACCCAACGACTCATGAACAAGGTCTTTGA
- the LOC112789482 gene encoding ethylene-responsive transcription factor ERF023, with translation MSITEESDRPDPSAKRGTQKRSRQRDTAFRGVRKRSWGRYVSEIRMPGQKTRVWLGSFGSPEMAARAYDSAAFFLKGNSATLNFPDLVHSLPRPLSSSRRDIQSAAAKAAVEVADALSGHDPTRSPGKADSVEWWEGLLGEEEESESVWRTTWFEDVKECGPMNLSPAGSVGELTWNEVFNFNDDVLLFS, from the coding sequence ATGTCCATAACCGAGGAAAGTGACAGACCCGACCCGTCCGCTAAACGGGGCACCCAGAAACGTTCCCGCCAGCGCGATACCGCTTTCCGCGGGGTTCGAAAACGCAGCTGGGGACGCTACGTCTCCGAGATCAGAATGCCCGGTCAGAAAACCCGTGTATGGCTCGGCTCATTCGGCTCGCCTGAGATGGCGGCTCGTGCATACGACTCCGCCGCTTTCTTCCTCAAAGGAAACTCCGCCACCCTCAATTTCCCCGACCTTGTTCACTCGCTGCCTCGCCCTCTCTCGTCGTCCAGGCGTGACATACAGTCGGCGGCGGCCAAAGCGGCCGTGGAGGTGGCGGATGCACTGAGCGGGCATGACCCGACCCGGTCGCCCGGGAAGGCGGATTCCGTGGAGTGGTGGGAAGGTTTGTTGGGAGAAGAGGAAGAGTCAGAGTCGGTTTGGAGAACGACATGGTTTGAGGATGTGAAGGAATGTGGTCCTATGAATCTCAGTCCTGCAGGTTCCGTTGGAGAATTGACATGGAACGAAGTCTTCAATTTCAACGACGACGTTCTGTTATTCTCCTAA